From one Paenibacillus sp. FSL K6-1330 genomic stretch:
- a CDS encoding endospore germination permease, with protein MSGTRGIPTNQAFMIMMLTAGLTNHVMIIPVLLEKSGRDAWITIIVSAVLFLPWVLLIYGIIQKIGNRSITQALDESSGKGARILVMSLSALYFFTFAFYTLKEVIDWTKSTYMIQTPIIATALVLLVLCLVSANHGIKTIGVSAGILLPFVVLLGIFVSLANLKVKNYNYLLPVLEDGFQPVLSGIPVMFGGLSQFILILFLRPHLQKKPGFLTILLIHLVLIFLTFGPTVGGIAEFGPEEMGLQRYPAYEQWRLVKLGKFVEHVDFLSIFQWLSGAYISISISIFLLCETLLPKSKQSVGILAVSTLLIILCASPISNPKMYYAMADYFLPISAVYITILSLLLFFLIHKPSQQQNSHSSKGESPQ; from the coding sequence ATGTCAGGAACTCGCGGTATTCCAACGAATCAGGCGTTTATGATTATGATGCTTACGGCCGGCTTGACCAATCATGTCATGATCATACCTGTGCTTCTGGAGAAATCCGGACGGGATGCCTGGATCACCATTATCGTGTCGGCCGTATTATTCCTGCCCTGGGTTCTGCTTATTTACGGGATCATCCAAAAAATCGGCAATCGTTCCATCACGCAGGCACTTGACGAAAGCAGCGGCAAAGGGGCTCGAATATTGGTGATGAGTTTGTCCGCTTTATATTTTTTTACTTTTGCCTTTTATACCTTAAAAGAGGTCATCGATTGGACAAAATCGACCTATATGATCCAAACCCCTATCATTGCCACCGCATTGGTACTCTTAGTGTTATGTCTTGTCAGCGCAAATCACGGCATAAAGACCATTGGCGTTTCTGCCGGAATATTGCTTCCTTTTGTCGTTTTGCTGGGGATATTCGTATCCTTGGCCAATCTGAAAGTAAAGAACTACAATTATTTGCTGCCCGTCCTTGAAGATGGCTTCCAGCCGGTTCTAAGCGGAATCCCCGTCATGTTCGGAGGACTATCCCAATTTATATTGATTTTATTCTTACGCCCCCACCTTCAGAAAAAGCCCGGTTTTCTTACAATCCTGCTCATCCATCTGGTTCTGATCTTCCTGACGTTTGGACCCACCGTTGGCGGCATTGCCGAATTTGGACCTGAAGAAATGGGTCTCCAGCGATACCCGGCTTATGAACAGTGGCGTCTCGTAAAGCTGGGCAAATTCGTAGAGCATGTCGACTTTTTGTCGATTTTCCAATGGCTCAGCGGAGCTTATATCTCCATATCCATCTCGATTTTTTTGCTCTGTGAAACCCTTCTTCCCAAGTCCAAGCAAAGCGTAGGCATATTAGCCGTGTCAACGCTGCTTATTATTCTGTGCGCTTCACCGATCAGCAATCCCAAAATGTATTATGCAATGGCAGACTATTTTTTGCCCATATCCGCCGTTTATATTACCATCTTAAGCCTCCTGTTGTTCTTCTTGATCCATAAACCATCCCAACAACAGAACTCACATTCGTCGAAAGGAGAATCCCCGCAATGA
- a CDS encoding spore germination protein, with product MNMTEQQLRDRYADSDDIYITSYPGAEGDMLPWAIMVYNPMMCDSQLMSKIFLPVISKEWNISISQKHPFDPEHLEYYLTLDTSEANVESVDDIVYSGYVALYFPKDNKLYSYSASKSIGRTPEESSAETSIKGPRDGFVEELDINVSLIRKRLKSPGLVYSSFKLGDKSKTTVGIMYLKDKVIPETVTAIVDKLNDFSGDSPVGMGELAEHLTPYRFTVLPMFDYTGRTDLAYDSLTRGRLVIIMQGSPVVLIAPASFMQLLFAAEDPQMPFYFVIPWRILRLVGFLISVFLPGFYITLLSFHQDQIPFPLLATVANTRLGLPIPTGFEMLIILFLLTLLREAGMQMPSPIASTITVVSGIIIGDAAIRGGFFSPTMTVIGALAFVAGSTHSNQDFVVTQTIFRFLVLTLSSVFGLFGFFISVFLIVQYAAHHNPFGQPYLAPFSPFSLSKIIGNLMRFPGKRKKGGSL from the coding sequence ATGAATATGACGGAACAGCAGCTCCGAGATCGTTATGCCGATTCCGATGACATCTATATTACGTCTTATCCTGGTGCAGAAGGTGATATGCTGCCATGGGCCATTATGGTTTACAACCCGATGATGTGCGATTCTCAATTGATGTCCAAAATCTTTTTGCCTGTTATTAGCAAGGAATGGAATATATCCATTTCTCAGAAGCATCCGTTTGATCCCGAGCATCTGGAATATTATCTTACCCTTGACACATCCGAGGCTAATGTGGAATCGGTTGATGATATTGTATATTCAGGTTATGTTGCGTTGTATTTTCCTAAGGACAATAAGCTGTATTCTTATAGCGCATCCAAAAGCATTGGGCGTACCCCGGAGGAAAGTTCCGCAGAGACCTCGATCAAAGGTCCTCGTGACGGGTTCGTCGAGGAATTGGATATCAATGTATCGCTCATTCGCAAACGGCTGAAATCACCCGGACTCGTCTATTCCTCCTTTAAGCTGGGTGACAAGAGCAAAACTACTGTCGGCATCATGTACTTAAAAGACAAGGTGATCCCAGAGACCGTCACTGCCATCGTGGATAAGCTAAATGATTTCTCCGGCGACTCACCCGTAGGCATGGGCGAACTCGCTGAGCATCTAACTCCGTATCGATTCACGGTGCTTCCCATGTTCGATTATACGGGAAGGACCGATCTTGCTTATGACTCTTTAACTCGCGGTCGATTGGTCATTATTATGCAGGGAAGTCCCGTAGTATTGATTGCACCTGCCAGTTTTATGCAGCTCCTGTTTGCCGCAGAGGATCCGCAGATGCCGTTTTATTTCGTTATCCCATGGAGAATTCTCAGACTGGTTGGCTTCCTGATTTCCGTTTTCCTTCCGGGATTTTATATTACCTTGCTGTCCTTTCATCAGGATCAAATCCCTTTCCCGCTGCTCGCCACGGTCGCGAACACACGGCTTGGGCTTCCTATTCCGACCGGATTTGAAATGCTGATCATCTTGTTTCTACTTACCCTACTGCGGGAAGCCGGTATGCAGATGCCTTCACCAATCGCTTCAACCATTACGGTCGTTTCCGGTATCATCATCGGTGACGCCGCGATTCGGGGTGGTTTTTTCTCCCCAACGATGACGGTGATCGGCGCACTGGCTTTTGTTGCGGGGTCAACCCACTCCAATCAGGATTTTGTTGTTACCCAGACGATTTTCCGGTTTTTAGTCCTTACTCTTTCCTCGGTATTCGGGTTATTCGGTTTTTTCATATCGGTATTCTTGATCGTTCAGTATGCAGCCCATCATAATCCATTTGGACAGCCGTATCTTGCCCCCTTCTCGCCTTTTTCCTTATCCAAAATCATTGGCAATCTCATGCGATTTCCGGGCAAACGAAAAAAGGGTGGATCCCTATGA
- a CDS encoding Ger(x)C family spore germination protein, which yields MKRVWILACIGSLLISGCWDNKEVQDINYITALGVDYKNDKYIIYVQMLDFATIAKQESSKPTEKAPIWVGRGTGTTLAEALIDLYTSNQQRVSWGHVTALVLTEAVLKPKQLSQVFDLTNRSQEIRYTKWIYGTKDNMEDLFTVSPFFQLSPLHSLLHEPRESYVQFSFIRPIQFVNFIRLYREKAATVVLPSLHISNQNWSENLKQHPILEVNGGFLIKNKELMGWLKRSDLLGTRWLASPQTHAAVIVQADGEAVGSIRLEKPQSSIEVIRKPKDASYRIKLNVIGTVQNMYKKVGIKEMKRLTEDTLRKEMHNTFHKAALIHADPYQLCLQLYRTDPKLWKELVEQKKEIDDETSLELEVDVNLRYWGQRRSLNR from the coding sequence ATGAAGCGTGTATGGATACTCGCATGTATAGGATCTTTGCTGATCTCAGGCTGCTGGGATAACAAAGAAGTGCAGGATATCAACTACATCACGGCTTTGGGCGTCGATTATAAGAACGACAAGTATATCATCTATGTGCAGATGCTGGACTTCGCAACGATTGCCAAACAAGAAAGCAGCAAGCCAACTGAGAAAGCGCCGATTTGGGTCGGCCGAGGAACCGGCACCACTTTGGCTGAAGCCCTAATCGATTTGTATACATCGAATCAGCAGCGGGTCTCTTGGGGCCATGTCACGGCTTTGGTGCTTACGGAAGCGGTGTTAAAACCTAAGCAGTTGTCCCAAGTGTTCGACCTGACCAACCGTTCGCAGGAAATCCGTTATACGAAATGGATCTATGGCACCAAGGACAATATGGAGGACCTCTTTACGGTATCGCCGTTCTTTCAGCTCTCACCTCTGCACTCACTGCTTCATGAACCCAGAGAAAGCTATGTCCAATTCTCGTTTATACGTCCGATTCAATTCGTGAACTTTATTCGTCTCTACCGGGAGAAAGCCGCTACCGTCGTATTGCCCTCGCTCCATATTTCAAATCAGAACTGGTCGGAAAATCTGAAGCAGCACCCGATTTTAGAAGTGAACGGCGGTTTTCTGATCAAGAACAAGGAATTGATGGGTTGGCTCAAACGATCCGATCTGTTGGGTACACGCTGGCTAGCCTCGCCTCAAACCCATGCTGCCGTCATTGTTCAGGCGGACGGCGAAGCCGTCGGGAGCATACGGCTGGAGAAGCCCCAATCATCCATTGAAGTCATCCGTAAACCAAAGGATGCGTCATATCGAATCAAGCTTAACGTCATCGGGACAGTGCAGAATATGTATAAGAAGGTGGGAATTAAGGAGATGAAGCGCTTAACGGAAGATACCCTGCGAAAAGAAATGCATAATACCTTCCATAAAGCTGCATTGATCCACGCGGATCCCTACCAGCTATGTCTCCAATTGTACCGAACCGATCCGAAGCTCTGGAAGGAATTAGTGGAACAGAAAAAGGAAATCGACGATGAAACGTCACTTGAACTTGAGGTTGACGTCAACCTGCGATACTGGGGACAGCGCAGAAGTTTGAACCGATAA